The following coding sequences are from one Paludisphaera rhizosphaerae window:
- a CDS encoding SGNH/GDSL hydrolase family protein: MRPRIWALTASLLMLAPTVAEAGDYALRDGDSVVLLGDSITAARTWGRIVENYTLLRFPERRVHFHNAAWGGDTAAGGLARMDRDVLAYKPTVLIVAYGVNDIGWGTKADDAHKQAYLDGIRGIVEKARAQGCRVYIGSAAATAEDPDKAEHGYLQTMCDEGMALARSLGEHSIDIQRGMRAVQRRMVEANAKEKPREPHSLHVSDGVHLNDLGQLAMAFAVLDGLDAPAEVSSVAVDANSPALATADGCKVSNLKGNATRLEFDRLDAGLPLNLGLFGALQYRFIPVGDRLNRYMLTVRNLPEGEYTVTADGRGLGKWPAKRLAEGVNIASATANGWEPGGPWEAAAWSLAELTQARVKLTQYLLELARNLPDSPVLADLQAQTRDADRRIEDIQHTLVSPRPFHFVVERAEPAK; this comes from the coding sequence CCGACGGTCGCCGAGGCCGGGGATTACGCCCTCCGCGACGGCGACTCGGTCGTCCTTCTGGGCGACAGCATCACGGCCGCCCGGACGTGGGGGCGGATCGTGGAGAACTACACGCTGCTCCGCTTTCCCGAGCGCCGGGTCCACTTCCACAACGCGGCCTGGGGCGGCGACACGGCAGCCGGCGGGCTCGCGCGTATGGATCGCGACGTTCTGGCGTACAAGCCGACGGTCCTGATCGTCGCCTACGGGGTCAACGACATCGGCTGGGGGACGAAGGCCGACGACGCCCACAAGCAAGCGTATCTTGACGGAATCCGCGGGATCGTTGAGAAGGCCAGGGCCCAGGGCTGCCGCGTCTACATCGGCTCCGCCGCCGCTACCGCCGAGGATCCGGACAAGGCTGAGCACGGTTACCTCCAGACCATGTGCGACGAAGGGATGGCCCTGGCCCGTTCGCTGGGCGAGCACTCCATCGACATCCAGCGCGGCATGCGCGCCGTCCAGCGCCGGATGGTCGAGGCCAACGCGAAGGAGAAGCCCAGGGAGCCGCACTCGCTCCACGTTTCCGACGGCGTCCACCTCAACGACCTCGGCCAGTTGGCGATGGCCTTCGCGGTCCTGGACGGCCTCGACGCCCCCGCCGAGGTGTCTTCAGTCGCCGTCGACGCGAACAGCCCGGCCCTCGCGACGGCCGACGGCTGCAAGGTCTCCAATCTGAAGGGGAACGCGACACGCCTGGAGTTCGACCGTCTCGACGCCGGCCTGCCGCTCAACCTGGGCCTCTTCGGCGCGTTGCAGTACCGCTTCATCCCGGTGGGCGACCGCTTGAATCGATATATGCTGACGGTTCGAAACCTCCCCGAAGGCGAATACACCGTCACCGCCGACGGTCGAGGCCTGGGGAAGTGGCCCGCGAAACGGCTGGCCGAGGGCGTGAACATCGCCTCCGCCACGGCCAACGGCTGGGAGCCCGGCGGCCCCTGGGAGGCCGCCGCCTGGTCGCTCGCCGAACTCACCCAGGCCCGCGTGAAGCTCACCCAGTACCTCCTCGAACTGGCCCGCAACCTGCCGGATTCCCCCGTCCTCGCCGACCTCCAGGCCCAAACCCGCGACGCCGACCGCCGCATCGAAGACATCCAGCACACCCTCGTTTCACCCAGGCCGTTCCACTTCGTCGTCGAACGCGCGGAGCCGGCGAAATGA
- a CDS encoding SIR2 family NAD-dependent protein deacylase: protein MSEGLCDREIALAAEVLAAADALLITAGAGMGVDSGLPDFRGREGFWRAYPPYAKLGLDFAQLASPRWFREDPTLAWGFYGHRLGLYRETLPHGGFAILKRWGERMPKGWFVYTSNVDGQFQRAGFDADRILEVHGSIHHLQCTVECGAGIFPAEGQGVEIDPATMRAVGRLPQCTQCGAMARPNILMFGDGGWDDAASEAQARRYRDWIRSLGECRLVVVECGAGTAVPTIRMLGDRLANAGVPLVRINVREPAGPRGTISIAAGALDSLAAIDAIINE, encoded by the coding sequence ATGAGCGAGGGTTTATGTGATCGCGAAATCGCCCTCGCTGCCGAGGTCCTCGCCGCGGCCGACGCCCTTCTGATCACAGCGGGGGCGGGGATGGGGGTGGACAGCGGGTTGCCGGACTTTCGCGGTCGCGAGGGGTTCTGGCGGGCCTATCCTCCTTACGCGAAGCTCGGGCTGGACTTCGCCCAGTTGGCCTCGCCGCGGTGGTTTCGCGAGGATCCGACGCTGGCCTGGGGTTTCTACGGGCATCGGCTGGGGCTCTATCGCGAGACCTTGCCGCACGGAGGGTTCGCGATCCTGAAGCGGTGGGGCGAACGGATGCCGAAGGGCTGGTTCGTTTATACGTCCAACGTGGACGGCCAGTTCCAGCGCGCGGGGTTCGACGCCGACCGCATCCTCGAGGTCCACGGTTCGATCCACCATCTGCAATGCACCGTCGAATGCGGCGCCGGCATCTTCCCGGCCGAGGGGCAGGGGGTGGAGATCGACCCGGCGACGATGCGAGCCGTCGGCCGGCTGCCGCAGTGTACCCAGTGTGGGGCCATGGCCCGGCCCAACATCCTGATGTTCGGCGACGGCGGCTGGGACGACGCCGCGAGCGAGGCGCAGGCCCGCCGGTATCGCGACTGGATCCGGTCGCTGGGCGAATGCCGGCTGGTCGTCGTCGAATGCGGCGCGGGGACCGCCGTTCCCACCATCCGCATGCTCGGCGACCGCCTGGCGAACGCCGGAGTGCCGCTCGTTCGGATCAACGTCCGCGAGCCCGCGGGGCCGCGCGGGACGATCTCCATCGCCGCCGGGGCGCTTGATTCCCTGGCGGCGATCGACGCAATCATCAACGAGTGA